One window of the Pyrinomonadaceae bacterium genome contains the following:
- a CDS encoding pentapeptide repeat-containing protein — MPSQALLPSRRFVLHLRAAFLILVGCFLFAACAPAQTPAPTPPPDATPHASREDQQLSEARRQNEEALAEYYRTLTKKVTEQTTRTLWRTLLDNAALLGALTAALVALSTLLVNQRTALRARKDTEFYEALKRFGDKDSPTVRASAAAMLAQIGDTWFYTFPRRRPDKRWNVLKGKPWSKAKEWLKKRVRTYPYFNTALDQLVTGLLIEEHTVVNHAIVTALKSIWPKSIKRAAERLYDSNLRLTADLKTLLTEYFAAKGSTKPDQVGEEAWKEATNLTRCSLEGLKALVTQYSSWEESERITSAAEKRLRMKTIKSGLKDLGRRLNQNIRMFEMVFRERPDTANDSLNFFSAYLANASLSGANLRNINFARAVMPGVFLMGASLGGAKLEDTNLEGSHCHSVDFTDAKLYGVRVNRENLPFEYTNWWQANYEAGWWKETPAVIDEDLITKLIEQFGELSPDKLKAAHRSVKAYVEKRNRLKDDEVANQNT, encoded by the coding sequence ATGCCCTCTCAAGCACTGCTTCCTTCACGACGCTTTGTCCTGCATCTGCGCGCTGCGTTCTTGATACTTGTCGGTTGTTTCCTGTTTGCGGCGTGTGCGCCGGCTCAAACACCTGCGCCAACGCCGCCCCCTGACGCAACGCCACACGCGTCGCGCGAAGATCAACAGCTCAGCGAAGCACGCCGCCAAAACGAAGAGGCCCTGGCCGAGTACTACCGTACGCTAACCAAGAAGGTCACTGAGCAGACGACAAGAACTCTCTGGCGCACTCTTCTTGATAATGCAGCCCTCCTCGGTGCGCTCACCGCTGCGTTAGTTGCCCTCTCCACACTCCTGGTTAACCAGCGCACAGCACTACGGGCGCGAAAGGACACCGAATTCTACGAGGCGTTGAAGCGCTTCGGCGACAAGGACAGTCCTACCGTTCGCGCCAGCGCCGCCGCGATGCTGGCGCAGATTGGTGATACTTGGTTTTACACCTTCCCGCGCCGTCGACCAGATAAGCGCTGGAACGTTCTCAAAGGCAAACCGTGGTCGAAGGCAAAAGAGTGGCTGAAGAAAAGGGTTAGAACTTATCCCTATTTCAATACCGCGCTCGACCAACTCGTTACCGGGTTACTGATCGAAGAGCACACCGTGGTCAACCATGCCATCGTCACCGCGCTCAAAAGCATCTGGCCGAAAAGCATTAAGCGCGCAGCGGAGCGCTTGTACGACTCAAACCTCCGGCTGACGGCTGATCTGAAGACCCTTCTGACGGAATACTTCGCCGCCAAAGGCTCGACTAAACCTGACCAGGTAGGAGAGGAAGCTTGGAAGGAAGCGACAAACCTTACACGGTGTTCGCTCGAGGGTCTCAAGGCCCTTGTGACTCAATACAGCTCCTGGGAAGAAAGCGAAAGGATTACGAGTGCTGCTGAAAAGCGACTACGAATGAAAACAATTAAAAGCGGCCTCAAAGACCTGGGTCGACGCCTGAATCAAAACATCCGAATGTTTGAGATGGTTTTCCGGGAGCGGCCGGACACGGCGAACGATTCCCTGAATTTCTTCAGCGCTTATCTTGCCAACGCTAGTTTGAGCGGCGCTAATTTGCGAAACATTAACTTCGCCCGCGCTGTAATGCCGGGGGTGTTCTTAATGGGCGCGTCACTGGGAGGCGCGAAATTAGAGGACACTAATCTGGAAGGGTCTCATTGCCATAGTGTCGACTTTACTGATGCAAAACTGTACGGCGTGCGCGTTAACCGGGAGAATTTACCGTTTGAATACACAAATTGGTGGCAGGCAAATTACGAAGCCGGCTGGTGGAAGGAAACTCCTGCCGTCATAGACGAAGATTTGATCACGAAGCTGATAGAGCAGTTCGGAGAGTTATCTCCAGACAAACTAAAGGCAGCACACCGCTCGGTTAAGGCATACGTCGAAAAGCGGAACCGTCTGAAAGATGACGAGGTAGCGAATCAGAACACCTAA
- a CDS encoding amidohydrolase family protein gives MRNNTRSLVVIIVALLAFVTASALRSGDAQRRTGTDTYAITNARIVTGSGSVIDRGTVVFRDGLIVAVGANVTAPADARVIDGTGLTVYPGIIDANTTLAIPRPSPTPGGGGGAFAGLFGQSAPSATSPNSPNLPGMQPEILASDLVRPGGPEIESARNTGITAAHTAPRGNVFLGQSALINLAGDSPQQMIVRSPVAQYIGLQPLGGGQYPGSLMGVFASVRQMLLDTRRYREMNEIYDRNPRGQKRPAQDKSLEALLPVVAGRMPIVMQADSEREIERVLDLAREFNVRVIINGGRQADRVAARLKSANIPVLLSLNFPRRTTAASPDADPEPMRVLRERVEAPKTAGRLAAAGVRFAFQSGGMASMNDYLANVSKTVENGLSRDDAIRALTIWPAEVLGAASQLGTIEVGKIANLTVTRGDLFARDRRIAHVFIDGKPIDLRPPAAPADRGASASGTWSLTVSLTGAGNEKQELTATLSLQQEGERLTGSLQGPLGSGSIATGSISGAEVNFTVPITLPAPASQTTDAIFVGTVRGNQMSGTVQVVGRGPGTFTATRAGRPEPAASPSPTP, from the coding sequence ATGCGAAACAACACGCGCTCGTTAGTTGTCATCATTGTTGCCCTTCTCGCTTTTGTCACGGCGTCGGCCCTTCGCAGCGGCGACGCTCAACGGCGCACCGGCACGGACACTTACGCGATCACTAACGCACGCATCGTGACGGGTTCCGGGTCGGTGATCGATCGCGGCACAGTCGTGTTTCGCGATGGGTTGATCGTCGCTGTCGGAGCGAATGTCACGGCGCCGGCTGACGCGCGCGTGATCGACGGCACGGGCCTGACCGTCTATCCGGGCATCATCGACGCTAACACCACGCTCGCAATTCCGCGCCCGTCACCGACGCCCGGCGGGGGCGGAGGCGCATTCGCCGGTCTGTTTGGACAGAGTGCACCTTCAGCGACTTCGCCAAACTCGCCCAACCTGCCGGGAATGCAGCCGGAAATTCTCGCTTCCGATCTGGTTCGTCCCGGCGGCCCGGAAATCGAATCAGCTCGTAACACGGGCATCACTGCGGCGCACACGGCGCCGCGCGGCAATGTGTTTCTGGGACAGTCCGCGCTGATCAATCTTGCCGGCGATTCGCCGCAGCAGATGATCGTGCGTTCGCCAGTAGCACAATACATCGGACTGCAACCGCTCGGCGGCGGCCAATATCCAGGTTCGTTGATGGGCGTGTTCGCGTCCGTGCGGCAAATGCTGCTCGACACGCGTCGCTATCGCGAGATGAACGAGATTTACGACCGGAACCCGCGCGGACAGAAGCGCCCGGCGCAGGACAAATCGCTCGAGGCTTTGTTGCCCGTCGTTGCCGGGCGAATGCCGATCGTCATGCAGGCCGACAGTGAACGCGAGATCGAACGCGTGCTTGATCTCGCGCGCGAATTCAATGTGCGCGTAATAATTAATGGAGGGCGACAAGCAGATCGGGTTGCGGCACGCTTGAAGAGCGCCAACATTCCGGTGCTGCTGTCACTGAATTTTCCAAGACGCACGACTGCGGCTTCACCCGATGCCGACCCTGAGCCGATGCGTGTTTTGCGCGAGCGCGTCGAAGCTCCAAAGACCGCCGGTCGACTCGCCGCGGCTGGAGTACGTTTCGCGTTTCAATCGGGTGGCATGGCTTCGATGAACGACTATCTGGCGAACGTGAGCAAGACTGTCGAGAACGGTTTGTCGCGTGACGATGCGATTCGGGCCCTGACGATTTGGCCCGCTGAGGTGCTCGGCGCTGCGTCACAGCTTGGCACGATCGAGGTCGGCAAGATTGCTAACCTGACGGTTACGCGTGGCGATCTGTTCGCGAGAGACCGTCGCATTGCGCACGTCTTCATCGATGGCAAACCAATCGATCTGCGACCGCCGGCAGCTCCCGCCGATCGAGGCGCCAGCGCGTCGGGCACCTGGTCTTTGACTGTGAGTCTTACCGGGGCTGGAAACGAGAAGCAGGAACTGACGGCGACGCTGAGCCTGCAACAGGAAGGCGAGCGTCTGACGGGATCGCTTCAAGGACCACTCGGCTCCGGCAGCATCGCGACCGGATCGATCTCCGGCGCAGAAGTGAATTTCACAGTTCCAATTACATTGCCCGCGCCGGCAAGTCAGACAACCGACGCGATCTTCGTCGGCACAGTTAGAGGAAACCAGATGAGCGGCACGGTTCAGGTTGTCGGCCGCGGTCCAGGAACATTCACAGCCACACGTGCCGGACGACCAGAGCCCGCAGCGTCACCGAGCCCAACGCCTTAG
- a CDS encoding sigma-70 family RNA polymerase sigma factor, with translation MPKSPVNVTELLHAWSDGDKAALDELLPIVHDELRRQASRYLRRERAGHTLQTTALVNEAYLRLVDQKKVQWQNRAQFFGIAAQLMRRILVDHARAKQRVKRGGGDLRVTLDEAMAIAANREIDLVTLDAALDRLAQIDEQQSKVVELRFFSGLNVEETAAALSVSPATVKRDWSVAKAWLYREITGERPQ, from the coding sequence ATGCCGAAATCCCCCGTCAATGTGACGGAACTCCTGCACGCCTGGAGCGACGGCGATAAAGCTGCGCTGGATGAGTTGCTGCCGATCGTCCATGACGAACTGCGACGCCAGGCTTCGCGATACTTACGCCGCGAACGCGCCGGGCACACGTTGCAGACAACCGCATTGGTAAACGAGGCCTACCTGCGTCTTGTCGATCAAAAAAAAGTGCAGTGGCAAAATCGGGCGCAGTTTTTCGGCATCGCGGCGCAGTTGATGCGGCGGATTCTGGTTGATCACGCGCGCGCTAAGCAGCGCGTGAAGCGCGGCGGCGGGGATCTCCGCGTCACGCTCGACGAAGCGATGGCGATTGCGGCGAATCGAGAGATCGATCTAGTGACGCTCGACGCCGCTCTCGATCGATTGGCGCAAATCGACGAGCAGCAAAGCAAAGTGGTCGAGTTGCGTTTCTTCAGCGGCCTCAACGTGGAAGAGACGGCAGCGGCGCTCAGCGTTTCACCGGCCACGGTCAAGCGCGACTGGAGCGTCGCGAAGGCTTGGTTATACCGCGAGATCACCGGAGAACGGCCCCAGTGA
- a CDS encoding D-aminoacylase, protein MRKLILFAIATIALLGFSATPSAQNATYDLVIRDGLVVDGSGSPWYRADVAIKDDKIVRIAPSITEPAKHTIIIKGQVVTPGFIDIHTHARRGIFEVPTAENYVRQGVTTLIEGPDGGSPVPLAPFFKRLEALPKSVNFGMFIGQGSVRAAVIGEVNRKPTPEELDKMRALVKQGMEDGAFGLSSGLFYVPGTFTETDEVIELAKVAGRYGGIYISHMRDEATRSVDSVKETIAIGERGGLPTQITHHKIIGKKNWGKSITTLRLIDEARARGVDATIDQYPYTASSTSVTAALLPAWAQEGGREELLKRLKDPATRRKIKAETMRLIREERGGGDPRNVQIASCSWDASLAGKNLSDITRLRQLAVTIPNAAEATLWLVEQGGCSGIFHAISEADLKRILRHPATMIGSDGEIPIFGAASPHPRSYGTFARVLAVYVREKKVIPLEEAVRKMTSFPAQRLGLTDRGLLRPGMKADIAIFNPAIVRDLATFEKPHQYAEGFSFVIVNGQIIFQSGAMTGARPGKVLYRR, encoded by the coding sequence GTGCGGAAATTAATCCTCTTCGCCATCGCCACAATCGCGCTGCTTGGCTTTTCTGCAACGCCGAGTGCGCAGAACGCGACCTACGACCTTGTTATTCGCGACGGCCTGGTGGTGGATGGCAGCGGTAGCCCGTGGTATCGCGCCGACGTGGCCATTAAGGACGACAAGATCGTGCGCATTGCGCCCTCTATTACCGAACCCGCGAAACATACCATCATCATCAAAGGCCAGGTGGTGACGCCCGGCTTCATCGACATACACACGCACGCGCGGCGCGGGATCTTCGAGGTGCCCACGGCTGAGAATTATGTGCGGCAGGGTGTGACGACTTTGATCGAAGGCCCCGATGGCGGATCACCGGTCCCGCTCGCACCGTTCTTCAAGCGACTTGAAGCTCTGCCGAAGTCCGTGAACTTTGGCATGTTCATTGGTCAGGGCTCAGTGCGCGCGGCCGTGATCGGTGAGGTGAATCGGAAACCGACGCCGGAAGAGCTCGACAAGATGCGCGCCCTCGTGAAGCAGGGAATGGAAGACGGCGCGTTCGGCTTAAGTTCCGGACTGTTCTATGTGCCCGGCACGTTCACGGAAACCGATGAAGTCATTGAGCTGGCAAAAGTAGCGGGGCGTTACGGTGGCATTTATATCTCGCACATGCGCGACGAAGCGACCCGCAGTGTGGACAGCGTAAAAGAGACGATCGCGATCGGCGAACGTGGCGGCCTGCCGACGCAGATCACGCATCACAAAATCATCGGCAAGAAAAATTGGGGTAAGAGCATCACCACGCTGCGCCTGATCGATGAAGCGCGCGCGCGGGGCGTTGATGCCACTATCGATCAATATCCCTACACGGCTTCGAGCACCAGTGTCACCGCCGCCCTACTTCCTGCATGGGCGCAGGAAGGCGGCCGCGAAGAGCTCTTGAAGCGGCTCAAAGACCCGGCCACGCGACGAAAAATTAAAGCTGAGACGATGCGGCTGATTCGTGAAGAGCGCGGCGGCGGAGATCCTCGCAACGTGCAGATCGCGAGTTGCAGTTGGGACGCTTCGCTGGCGGGCAAAAATCTTTCCGACATCACGCGTCTGCGCCAGCTGGCCGTGACGATTCCCAATGCGGCCGAAGCGACGCTGTGGCTGGTGGAGCAGGGCGGATGCTCCGGAATATTTCACGCGATTAGCGAAGCAGACTTGAAACGGATTCTGCGTCATCCGGCCACGATGATCGGATCGGACGGCGAGATTCCAATCTTCGGCGCCGCCAGTCCGCACCCGCGCAGCTACGGCACTTTCGCGCGCGTGCTCGCCGTTTACGTGCGCGAAAAAAAAGTGATCCCGCTCGAAGAAGCGGTGCGGAAGATGACGTCGTTCCCGGCGCAGCGGCTCGGGCTGACAGATCGAGGATTGCTTCGTCCCGGCATGAAAGCCGACATTGCGATCTTCAATCCAGCCATCGTGCGCGATCTCGCCACCTTCGAAAAGCCGCATCAATACGCGGAAGGTTTTTCATTCGTGATTGTTAACGGGCAGATTATTTTCCAGTCCGGCGCCATGACTGGGGCGCGGCCGGGCAAAGTCCTCTACCGCAGGTAG
- a CDS encoding BTAD domain-containing putative transcriptional regulator translates to MSDLRFQLFGKFTAELDGSPLKGLDASKEQELLSYLLVARGRRHSRESLASLLWGEVPTSKSKKYLRQALWHVKTALESNGSPQEPVLIVSRDWVQLNSQFEWWVDVDPFEQAVAAANGVRGESLDESKAKMLKEAVRLYRGDLLEGWYHDWCLFERERFQNMYLSVLDKLVNYSEVHSEYEAGLDFGTTILRYDPASERTHRQLMHLRYRSGDRTGALRQYERCVKVLDEELGVKPERSTTALYQQIRDSRLGDLDLPLSPSQSALSSVSAPEVLGLLKQLQSVLTTAQKCIQQDIQTIEQSLDTLKR, encoded by the coding sequence ATGTCCGACTTGAGGTTTCAATTATTCGGCAAGTTTACGGCCGAGCTAGATGGGTCGCCCCTGAAAGGTCTGGATGCGAGTAAAGAGCAGGAATTACTTTCTTACCTCCTCGTGGCTCGCGGACGTCGCCACTCTCGCGAGTCGCTCGCGAGCTTGCTTTGGGGCGAAGTTCCCACCAGCAAATCAAAAAAATACTTACGTCAGGCACTCTGGCATGTGAAAACGGCCCTTGAAAGTAACGGGTCTCCGCAGGAACCTGTACTGATCGTAAGTCGGGATTGGGTACAGTTGAATTCGCAATTCGAATGGTGGGTTGATGTCGATCCGTTCGAGCAGGCCGTGGCCGCCGCCAACGGCGTGCGCGGCGAGTCTCTGGACGAGTCAAAAGCCAAAATGCTCAAGGAGGCGGTGCGGCTGTACCGCGGCGACCTGCTCGAAGGCTGGTATCACGACTGGTGCCTCTTCGAGCGCGAACGCTTTCAGAATATGTATCTGTCAGTGCTCGACAAGTTAGTTAACTATTCCGAAGTGCACTCGGAATACGAAGCCGGCCTGGACTTCGGGACAACAATTCTCAGATACGACCCGGCCAGTGAACGTACCCACCGGCAATTGATGCACTTACGTTACCGATCGGGCGACCGCACTGGCGCGCTTCGCCAATACGAGCGTTGTGTCAAAGTGTTGGACGAGGAATTGGGGGTCAAGCCCGAACGTTCAACGACGGCGCTCTACCAGCAAATCCGTGACAGTCGACTGGGCGATCTCGACTTGCCTCTCTCTCCATCGCAATCCGCGCTGTCGTCAGTGTCTGCGCCGGAAGTTCTGGGCCTGCTGAAACAGCTCCAATCAGTTCTCACGACCGCGCAGAAATGCATTCAGCAGGACATCCAAACAATCGAGCAAAGTTTGGACACACTCAAGCGTTAA